The sequence below is a genomic window from Gossypium hirsutum isolate 1008001.06 chromosome A11, Gossypium_hirsutum_v2.1, whole genome shotgun sequence.
TCAATTTTGTAGTGATGATATGGAATACagttgtaaagaaaaagaaaagaaaagaaaagaaaatagtgaaaaagttaaaagaaagtaAATCAATACgtattatattatttgaataattaaaattagaaaagaaaagaaaaataaagtaattttaatatatttttttgaataaacagtgaaaatgaaaagaaatgattAGTTAtaacttataataaatttttcTAGTAATGACTTCTTATTTTTAGTAATAATATCCTTTCTTTTGGCAAAAGAagttataatgatttttttttattttaacattttcataaaactatttataaaatataaaaatgataaaaaaacattttatcttaaaattttattttactttttctagtTTTCCCAAAAAAAATCGGACAAAGTAAAGAGTTAAATTTCattgtttaaattaatataaatatgaaatttattctctttaacttgttgaaaagtatttaattaatgtttaaacttttttaaatttgtattttgtcATAtacattgtttaattttttaactgtataaaatttttaagggttaatatataatttagtttttgAAATTGTAAAGCAACTGAATTTGTTAAAAAAGTATTTAGTCTATACATAAACTTAtccaaaaaattatattttttaaaattaatttatatttttaatttttaaaattttttaatttatgcccGTCAAACATAaggtaatttaatttttgttctttgTGCGTTATTGCTTTGCTGAAATTTCCAGTCATTTACCGTGAAAGTGGTGCCGAAATTTCCAGTCATTTACGGCCACATAGTGTCAAACCAGTAAGAACAGAAAACCTGTGCCTTAATGAAAGAATTTACGTATTTTATGTTGACTCGAGGTTTTTCTTGTCGCAGCCTTCTTGGTTTTCAGTcataatttattttccttttaatagCTCTAAAATTTATAGGGTTTCATATATTTGAGCTCTTTATTTATATAATAGTCCGTTTATCAATCTGTTCGGGTGTTAGTCATGGGAATCTTTTCCTTTCCAAGGCTGGTATCAGCCCACTTCTTGATGTTGTTTATAGCAcatgtttattcattaaattatgATGAATCATCTGCTCTTCTTGCCTTGAAAGCCTATATCAGTCCTGAATCTCAAAATGTCTTGGCAAACAACTGGACAACAGCTACTTCGGTTTGTAATTGGATTGGTGTCATTTGTGGTGGCCAACCCCAGAGGGTCGTAGCCTTGAGCCTTTCTTCCATGGGTCTAGATGGCACCCTTCCTCCAATTGGTAACCTATTACACACTTTTATGTTTCTTTTCCAAACCAGTTAGTTTTGTACCTTGAAAAGAGTAGACCCTGGATCCAATTCCTTGAACTGTGAGGAGCCAGCCTGCCAACATGGTTCATGGTTTTAAACATGGAAAACTATTTTGTAGGTACAACTCCATCAGCTTTAGGCAGCATAACTTCGTTGAAGAAGATCGATTTGAGCTACAATAAGCTCTCAGGTTCCATTGCTTCTACCATTTTTAATTTGTCTTCACTGCAAATAATTGATCTTAGCCACAATCTGCTAGCTGGTAATCTTCCAGCAGACATGGCCAACCGTCTTCCAGAATTAAAGGAGCTTTATCTCTCTGGGAATCAACTTTATGGACAGATCCCAAGCAGTTTGTTCAACTGCAGACAGCTAAAAGTAGTATCTGTGTCTTCTAACAGTTTCACAGGAAATATATCTATAAATCTTGGGAACTTGACCATGCTCAAGGACTTGGATCTTAGCACTAACAACTTTGAAGGTATGCCTGATTGCCTATTTGAATCAGACCATTTTTGGTATAACTCCCAATCTTTGAAAcatgcttttttttttgtcttgatACAGTTCATAATTTCCGTTTTTAGTATTTACTTTACCAAGATGTTTCTTTGTAATTGTTTTAATGTAGGTCGCATTCCAAGCAGTATTGGTAACTGTTCATCACTCAAGACAATAAACTTCAGCGAAAACAACTTGGAAGGTTATCATAGTACTTATCTAAGCTAGGTTTATAAACCTGTTTGTTTGCCCGGGTCGCAAAACAAAGCACCAATTCTGAAATGGGTTGAATTAACTGCAACTTCTTTTCTTATTACCGGTTGACcaaatatatcttgataccaaaaAGGACTAGGTTTATAAAACTTAGAGGAATTTATTGCTATGTTGCATGGACTCTTCAAATTTTTTGAAGTATGTCCAACACACTTTTGGGAAATGCCCTTGTGAGATGCATACCCATATTTGAAACTCACGCCCGATTCTGAGTGTACATATGTATGTCGTATGCATCCTCTTCCACGGAGGTGGCATAAATGACTTAGGAAATCTTCCACTGATAGAAACTCATTTGCATTACTAGTTGCAAGGCTTAATATCTCATGCATTTCGCATATCTTGTGAAAGTACAGATAGAAACAAGCagggtaagttcgtatgtgaccTTTTGTTGTTAGGTAGTGAACAAAACCTGGCTTCTTTTTGGAAGATAGAATCAGCTATTGCCTGGTTTAGGACGGTTGCATCCTGTTGACTATGATAAAGTTATAGTGTTTGTGTATTTCATTCAGTCCCCTTTGTAGAAGTTAAGGCTTTTTTCTAGAAATAGCCCCATTAATTAATGGTTAACTTTCTAATGAAAGCTTAAGTAACAATGTTAGTAGAAAATGCAGAATTCAGTGAAAGCAAGTCTTGTGACTCTGACTTGGGCATGTACGTTTTATTTATGGCAGGTGCAGTACCATCAGAGATTGGCCTCTTCCTTCCAAATCTTCTTGAGCTTCAACTTCGGGGAAATAAACTTCCTGGAACCATCCCTAGCTCCATCGCTAATGCATCTAAGCTCACTTTGTTGGACTTGGCTGATAACTCATTTACTGGCCCTATTCCTATGACAATTGGCAGTCtgaaaaatctccaaaaactTGATTTAGGACACAATCAGTTAAGCAGTGAATCCTACACTCCAGAATCAAGCTTTATAAATTCATTAACAAATAACGGGAATTTGAGAAGGATAGTGTTATCAGGCAATCCTCTGGATACCGTGCTCCCTATGTCTATTGGAAATCTCTCCACTTCTCTTGAATATCTTGAGTTAATTAATTGCAAACTTAAGGGCAGCATTCCTGCTGAAGTTGGCAGCTTAGGCAGCTTGATTTCCTTAAAGCTAGGAAACAATGCATTGACAGGTGTTATTCCAGATACAATTGGACATCTGGAAAACCTGCAAAGTTTGCAACTTCAAGGTAATAAATTACAAGGATTCATTCCTTATGATCTTTGTCTGTTGGGAAGGATGTTTGAATTGTTTTTAGGTGGCAATGAGCTCTCTGGATCCATACCAGAATGCCTAAGTAATCTCACTGCCCTGAGGAACCTCAGCTTAAGCTCTAATAGATTGACTTCCACGATACCGTCCAGCTTGTGGAGCCTAGTGGATATACTGGCCATAAACCTGTCATCAAATTCTTTACAGGGGTCTCTCCCATCAGGAATTGGCGATCTGAAAGCTTTGGTCGAAATTGATTTGTCAAATAATCAGTTATCAGGCCACATCCCAGTCAGTATTGAGAACCTGAAAAATCTAGTTTACCTCTCTTTTGCAGTAAATAGATTGCATGGTCCCATTCCAGAAATCCTTGGTTGGGCTGTGGCCTTGGAATTCTTGGATCTCTCTCGTAACAACCTTTCTGGCGTAATTCCAAAATCCTTGGAAAAACTCCATTACCTTACATATTTTAATGTGTCTTTTAATCAACTCGAAGGGGAGATACCCGGTGCGGGATCCTTTGCTAACTTCACAGCCCAATCATATTTGATGAACAAAGCACTTTGCGGTGCAGCACGATTGCAAGTTCGGCATTGCAGGACTGGTAACAGATCATGGAAAACGCTTCTTACAAAGATTCTTTTACCCGAAATTGCATCAATTTGTACCCTATCACTGATATACAGGGTGATTCAACACTGGGCGATAAAACACTGCCTGGAAAAGGAAAATGATCCACTCTTAAAAACAAATCGAACAATTCTGTACCAGGAAATTGAGCTAGCAACAGATGGATTTAGCGAAAGTAACCTCCTTGGCACTGGAAGTTATGGTTCCGTTTACAAAGGAACAATGAAAGAGGAGAAGAATGTTGCCATAAAGGTTTTCAATTTGAATCTAGAAAGAGGATTGAGGAGTTTTCAGGTTGAATCTAATTTACTGACCAAAGTTGGTCATCGTAATCTTGTCAAACTCATGTCCAGTTGCTGTGATGATGATTTTAGAGCCTTGGTGCTAGAATACATGCCCAATGGAACCCTGGATAAGTGGCTTTACACTCACAATTACTTTTTGAATCTCTTGCAAAGACTCGATATAATGATAGAAGTTGCGTCAGCTATGAGCTACCTTCATTCAAAACTTATCCTTCACTGTGATTTGAAACCTAGCAATGTCCTGCTAGATGAAGACATGGTTGCTCGTGTAAGTGATTTCAGCATTGCCAAACTCCTAGATGGAAGGGATGCTGCAGTGCAAACAATGACCATGGCCACTATTGGGTACATGGCACCAGGTACAAATGtttgtatttgtattttgatttatgtGCATAATTTCTCTGTGGTCTGTATTTTGAAAGCAAATTGTTATTGACACAATGTACTTAACTATAGAGTATGGATCAAGAGGAATTGTATCTGAAAAAACAGATGTCTACAGCTTCGGTATTCTAATGATGGAAACATTCACTGGAAAGAAGCCCACAGATGATATATTTAATGTGGAAATGAATTTGAGGCGCTGGATATTTGAGTCATTACCTCATGCAGTGGACAGAATTATTGATGTCACTTTGCTGCAACATGATCAGGAAAACATAGCAGCTAAAGCAACATGCATAAAATCAATCATGGAACTTGCATGTTTTTGTACTGCTGACTCATTTTCTAAGAGGAAGACTATGGAAAAAGTTGAGATCGAGCTCGGTAGGATCAAAACACGTTTTCTAATAGATGCCAAATTGATAGGAGAATGCGAAGAAACCCCAAGGGCATTGCATCCTGGGATTTTGTTTCAAGAGCTTCAGTTAGCAACATGTGGATTTAGTGAAATAAACCTGCTCTACTCGGGGAAATCTAGCTTTGTATACAAAGGAACTCTGAAAGGCGACGTTGTTGCGATAAAGATTTTTAAGCTACAGAAAGGAGGGTTAGAAAGTTTTGAAGTTAACTGTCAAGCATTGTCATTTATTCGTCATCGGAATATTGTTAGACTCCTGGAATGTTGCAGTGACGTTGATTTCAAAGCCTTGGTGGTAGAATACATGCCCAACGGGTCTCTCCAAAACTATCTACACCCTGCTGTGATTACCTTCGACTTTTTTTATAAGCTCAAAATAATGATAAACGTGGCTTCTGCTTTGTCTTACCTTCATTCTATGCGTGTCATTCACTGCAATTTAAACCCCACCAATGTCTTGCTAGATGAGGATATGGTAACTTATACTGTCTATTGCATTGCATGCTTATGTGATTCATTTTATGAATATATGATGTTGATATGTACTCAATTTTCGTTTTTGGTTTGTGGGGGGATGTGGCAGGTTGCTCGCATAAGTGGCTTCAGCATTGCCCAATTCTTAGACAAAGGCAGTGCTGAAACAATAACCACTACAATGGCAGAAAGTCCTGGTTATATGGCACCAGGTGATCTAATTTCTTGGGTTTAGTTCTTTGTAATGTTTTCAAATATGGATACAATTTTTATAATTCCTATTATTACTATCTTCTATGCAGAGTATGCATCAACTGGAAATGTTTCC
It includes:
- the LOC107923954 gene encoding receptor kinase-like protein Xa21 isoform X3 — protein: MLKDLDLSTNNFEGRIPSSIGNCSSLKTINFSENNLEGAVPSEIGLFLPNLLELQLRGNKLPGTIPSSIANASKLTLLDLADNSFTGPIPMTIGSLKNLQKLDLGHNQLSSESYTPESSFINSLTNNGNLRRIVLSGNPLDTVLPMSIGNLSTSLEYLELINCKLKGSIPAEVGSLGSLISLKLGNNALTGVIPDTIGHLENLQSLQLQGNKLQGFIPYDLCLLGRMFELFLGGNELSGSIPECLSNLTALRNLSLSSNRLTSTIPSSLWSLVDILAINLSSNSLQGSLPSGIGDLKALVEIDLSNNQLSGHIPVSIENLKNLVYLSFAVNRLHGPIPEILGWAVALEFLDLSRNNLSGVIPKSLEKLHYLTYFNVSFNQLEGEIPGAGSFANFTAQSYLMNKALCGAARLQVRHCRTGNRSWKTLLTKILLPEIASICTLSLIYRVIQHWAIKHCLEKENDPLLKTNRTILYQEIELATDGFSESNLLGTGSYGSVYKGTMKEEKNVAIKVFNLNLERGLRSFQVESNLLTKVGHRNLVKLMSSCCDDDFRALVLEYMPNGTLDKWLYTHNYFLNLLQRLDIMIEVASAMSYLHSKLILHCDLKPSNVLLDEDMVARVSDFSIAKLLDGRDAAVQTMTMATIGYMAPEYGSRGIVSEKTDVYSFGILMMETFTGKKPTDDIFNVEMNLRRWIFESLPHAVDRIIDVTLLQHDQENIAAKATCIKSIMELACFCTADSFSKRKTMEKVEIELGRIKTRFLIDAKLIGECEETPRALHPGILFQELQLATCGFSEINLLYSGKSSFVYKGTLKGDVVAIKIFKLQKGGLESFEVNCQALSFIRHRNIVRLLECCSDVDFKALVVEYMPNGSLQNYLHPAVITFDFFYKLKIMINVASALSYLHSMRVIHCNLNPTNVLLDEDMVARISGFSIAQFLDKGSAETITTTMAESPGYMAPEYASTGNVSEKTDVYSFGILLMETFTILRPTEEMNWRSRICDSLQSEDKIAGLDIQQTDQTTSLLRTILRLIYCCTSELPGERNSMWQVEKELVRLKWNG
- the LOC107923954 gene encoding probable LRR receptor-like serine/threonine-protein kinase At3g47570 isoform X1; its protein translation is MGIFSFPRLVSAHFLMLFIAHVYSLNYDESSALLALKAYISPESQNVLANNWTTATSVCNWIGVICGGQPQRVVALSLSSMGLDGTLPPIGTTPSALGSITSLKKIDLSYNKLSGSIASTIFNLSSLQIIDLSHNLLAGNLPADMANRLPELKELYLSGNQLYGQIPSSLFNCRQLKVVSVSSNSFTGNISINLGNLTMLKDLDLSTNNFEGRIPSSIGNCSSLKTINFSENNLEGAVPSEIGLFLPNLLELQLRGNKLPGTIPSSIANASKLTLLDLADNSFTGPIPMTIGSLKNLQKLDLGHNQLSSESYTPESSFINSLTNNGNLRRIVLSGNPLDTVLPMSIGNLSTSLEYLELINCKLKGSIPAEVGSLGSLISLKLGNNALTGVIPDTIGHLENLQSLQLQGNKLQGFIPYDLCLLGRMFELFLGGNELSGSIPECLSNLTALRNLSLSSNRLTSTIPSSLWSLVDILAINLSSNSLQGSLPSGIGDLKALVEIDLSNNQLSGHIPVSIENLKNLVYLSFAVNRLHGPIPEILGWAVALEFLDLSRNNLSGVIPKSLEKLHYLTYFNVSFNQLEGEIPGAGSFANFTAQSYLMNKALCGAARLQVRHCRTGNRSWKTLLTKILLPEIASICTLSLIYRVIQHWAIKHCLEKENDPLLKTNRTILYQEIELATDGFSESNLLGTGSYGSVYKGTMKEEKNVAIKVFNLNLERGLRSFQVESNLLTKVGHRNLVKLMSSCCDDDFRALVLEYMPNGTLDKWLYTHNYFLNLLQRLDIMIEVASAMSYLHSKLILHCDLKPSNVLLDEDMVARVSDFSIAKLLDGRDAAVQTMTMATIGYMAPEYGSRGIVSEKTDVYSFGILMMETFTGKKPTDDIFNVEMNLRRWIFESLPHAVDRIIDVTLLQHDQENIAAKATCIKSIMELACFCTADSFSKRKTMEKVEIELGRIKTRFLIDAKLIGECEETPRALHPGILFQELQLATCGFSEINLLYSGKSSFVYKGTLKGDVVAIKIFKLQKGGLESFEVNCQALSFIRHRNIVRLLECCSDVDFKALVVEYMPNGSLQNYLHPAVITFDFFYKLKIMINVASALSYLHSMRVIHCNLNPTNVLLDEDMVARISGFSIAQFLDKGSAETITTTMAESPGYMAPEYASTGNVSEKTDVYSFGILLMETFTILRPTEEMNWRSRICDSLQSEDKIAGLDIQQTDQTTSLLRTILRLIYCCTSELPGERNSMWQVEKELVRLKWNG
- the LOC107923954 gene encoding probable LRR receptor-like serine/threonine-protein kinase At3g47570 isoform X2 codes for the protein MGIFSFPRLVSAHFLMLFIAHVYSLNYDESSALLALKAYISPESQNVLANNWTTATSVCNWIGVICGGQPQRVVALSLSSMGLDGTLPPIGTTPSALGSITSLKKIDLSYNKLSADMANRLPELKELYLSGNQLYGQIPSSLFNCRQLKVVSVSSNSFTGNISINLGNLTMLKDLDLSTNNFEGRIPSSIGNCSSLKTINFSENNLEGAVPSEIGLFLPNLLELQLRGNKLPGTIPSSIANASKLTLLDLADNSFTGPIPMTIGSLKNLQKLDLGHNQLSSESYTPESSFINSLTNNGNLRRIVLSGNPLDTVLPMSIGNLSTSLEYLELINCKLKGSIPAEVGSLGSLISLKLGNNALTGVIPDTIGHLENLQSLQLQGNKLQGFIPYDLCLLGRMFELFLGGNELSGSIPECLSNLTALRNLSLSSNRLTSTIPSSLWSLVDILAINLSSNSLQGSLPSGIGDLKALVEIDLSNNQLSGHIPVSIENLKNLVYLSFAVNRLHGPIPEILGWAVALEFLDLSRNNLSGVIPKSLEKLHYLTYFNVSFNQLEGEIPGAGSFANFTAQSYLMNKALCGAARLQVRHCRTGNRSWKTLLTKILLPEIASICTLSLIYRVIQHWAIKHCLEKENDPLLKTNRTILYQEIELATDGFSESNLLGTGSYGSVYKGTMKEEKNVAIKVFNLNLERGLRSFQVESNLLTKVGHRNLVKLMSSCCDDDFRALVLEYMPNGTLDKWLYTHNYFLNLLQRLDIMIEVASAMSYLHSKLILHCDLKPSNVLLDEDMVARVSDFSIAKLLDGRDAAVQTMTMATIGYMAPEYGSRGIVSEKTDVYSFGILMMETFTGKKPTDDIFNVEMNLRRWIFESLPHAVDRIIDVTLLQHDQENIAAKATCIKSIMELACFCTADSFSKRKTMEKVEIELGRIKTRFLIDAKLIGECEETPRALHPGILFQELQLATCGFSEINLLYSGKSSFVYKGTLKGDVVAIKIFKLQKGGLESFEVNCQALSFIRHRNIVRLLECCSDVDFKALVVEYMPNGSLQNYLHPAVITFDFFYKLKIMINVASALSYLHSMRVIHCNLNPTNVLLDEDMVARISGFSIAQFLDKGSAETITTTMAESPGYMAPEYASTGNVSEKTDVYSFGILLMETFTILRPTEEMNWRSRICDSLQSEDKIAGLDIQQTDQTTSLLRTILRLIYCCTSELPGERNSMWQVEKELVRLKWNG